From the genome of Labeo rohita strain BAU-BD-2019 chromosome 12, IGBB_LRoh.1.0, whole genome shotgun sequence:
tctaaattgctcttttatagtggaaaaaaaaaaatggggaatTCAGTGTGTATGCATTCGTTGTATATTTcaggtatttttgttttataattataaaaaggatggatggatggtcgGCTAATGTCATGAAGGGTGTTGGTTATGCACTGTACGTCATGTTTCCTCTGTACCAGTCATGCGTAATCTTGCGCTCAGTGTTAGTTGGACACGGGCTGCACACACCAGTGAGGAATAAATGTCCAAGCAAGCCACCTTTTCTCTTAACGCCACACAACTTTTCTAGTAATAACACCTTTTATGTCATATTATATTGTCGGCATCTTGGATGGACAATCAACATCACTTATTCCAGCTGTTGGGTAACGCGTGTGATTTATTCCATGAGCTCCAGGGACCCTTCAGTACCGCATCTGATCGCGTCGCGCAGCCAAACAGTATGTTTTTCAGCGTAGTTTTTGGGTTGTCCTGAATCGGAATCGCATATATTCTGACCGCTATGAAAATTACGTTCGGTTTCGTGGTCGTCGGCGGGGGTTTAACGGGTGTTCTCAGTTTCAGCTCTTTAGCGCTCGCCATTGGAACCGAATACTGGTACATTATCGAGGACAAGCGCATGAACCACACCGACCCGGTGCGCACTAACTTCGGACTTTGGGGAGTTACAGATGGTATGGCGCTCATTTTCATTCTCATGTCTTTACCCGGGTTGCCTCTGATTATAGTccgattatttttttaatagattaatTGGTAATATATTGGGCTTTAACTGGTGCATACAGTTCATTTGACCAATGGATTTCCATGCTTTTTCCTGTATAGTCGgataagtatttaaaaaatagactATACAACATCTAGCCTATTCAATCGTTCAAAACtgatgttataaataaaatattaaatacaaatacatttctatGTCTTAATCTTTATAACTTTTTGGCGCATTTAAGGTTCGTCTTCTTGTGCAACCCAAatttctaaaattctaaaacactttttaaacgGAACACTagctattgttttatttctgctgttgctatggttacgcAAAATCGAATTCTTTGAATTCTGCGCGGAAATTTAGCGTGATGTAGACCTCCTTATCTAACTGTGGTCACTGAAACGTTGTTTGAAAACGCTGTTAAACAGGCTATATTAAGAtaccaaaaaacattttgttctttgtgttttgtaGATGTCCAAAGTCATACAGAAGACACTGGATATTCAGAATCAGACAGGCAGATGAAGAGTGAGTCTTGTAAACCCttttttataaacacaacaACCTTAACTCCCTCTTAAAACTGCTTATTGTGCTGCAGTGTTCCATCGTGAATTATCACTGAGCCATAGTTTTGTACATTAGTATGGATAAGATGTAAGTTGGTGTTTTTATAAGCCATTTCTGTGTGACTTAACAATTATGATTTACTTCATTCAGTCATGCATAGAGTAATTACCATCTTGCTGCCCTTGAGTCTGGTGATGCTGGTGTTTGGAGGTATCTGTGGTCTCGTCAGTTCCCTAGCCAGAAGCAGGACACTCCTGATCGGATCTGCTTCATACTTCCTCCTGTGCAGTGAGTATGACCCACTGGATTCAGTGGTTAGCTCAGTAAACCTCTGCTAATACAAAatcaaaacatatatatatatatatatatatatatatatatatatatatatacagtagtcaacatttgaagtggatcaaaatattttatcaaagtTTTTCTAAAACGAAAAACAATATCTGTTCTTGGcttaggacaattttgatgaacttttctgatccacttcaaatgttgactactgtatatatatatatatatatatatatatatatatatatatatacatatatatatatgtatatatatatataagtttggCAGCAAAACACATAAACTTATGAACTGCATAACTACTTTTTGAAAGCTATTGTTCAGTTAAAATAGCTTGCAATAGGGGTGTTTCGATAAATAAAATCCTAATAAACTGAATATATACATTCACGTGTTGCCACCTACTGaagtatttaaagtatttattttttgccaccACTAATGGCTaaccacctttttctttaatgcaaAGTAAGCCGACTtccgagaagaataacaacgtgcagtaaatggtaaaattgtTTACACTACAAACgagtgttcataattaatataatacattaatatatgggaagacacaccaatttgcaatatcaagcagcagaatgagctgttttgtacagctaaaaatagctggacgtggatgagaccggaaaccagacccataaaatgtacatatggccacgcccactcttacgtgaagaaaaaggaaataaaaattaaaattctctgtagaaaaaaaaaagagagagataaaAGTGACCATGCTCATACAGCACCTTTGGTGagtaattattacaataaatagcACGCAGTACAAATTAAATTGCAGCCATTGTTTTCAATCAGTAGAAGCCTCCATCTGCTGGTTTCTTTGCAGTGGGCGGGGCTAACACACAAGCTGTAATCCCATTGGCTAGTGCTCACCTAGTCCGTGTTTTGATTTCAGCCTATCACTTTTAGCAAACTCCGAcaatgtgattaatattcattagACAATTAGCCTGTTAGTTATTAGCGCGATGTCAGGCTCTGACAGACAATTAGCTACCTGAGAGAAGAAGTGAGCTTAAGGAGAAGTCGTCGTTGACTACTGTAAGTTAATtttgttaaacaaaacaaaacttttagcGTGTTCCTGATCTCAGGCAAATTAAACTTGTGTCTGGAGATTGATGGGGTACAACACAGACAACAAACAAAGTTCAAGTTCAAACAGCTGGCTCTGCAGTTCTCTGAATGACATTCAGAAACTGGAATGATGAAGGCATTACTCACCTAGAATAATTGTAATGTCAGAGGCTTATGGGACTGAAGTTATTGCAGTTTATCGTTTTCCTCTCCTGAAATTGATAGGATAATAGAGAACGTCACCCCAGCTATTTCTGTGATTGAAATGGCTAATCTTAAGGTGAAAGGGAAAGGTGAAACCAAAAAATATCTGGGTAGATTGATGTAAGAAATAATACAGCCCTCAGTAATTCTAACCATGCATCAGTCtcatttaaatgtgattttattgctTTTGTCTATTCGATGAAGGCATGcatgagcagaagaaaataaaatggaagaATAATCCATGCTGAGTACAACCAGAGCTTATTTCCTGAGACCCCTGCAAGAAATCCCAAAGCAACTTAAGTATCACAGGCAGGAGAATTTTGCTTTGATCTTCAAAATGTACACACACAGGCATTGTTGAGACATAGCTGGCTTTCTCTTTACTCTGACACCAAACATCATCTCAAAGCCCGTATCTGAGAGTGTCCTCTCACTATGTAGCCTGAAGACATATGACTTGAATAAAGGTTTCCTTAAAGGAGCCAGCCAGTTAAACCCAGCGTTTAACACAGCGGTAATAAGGAGCGCATGGCAAGTGTTTAACACAGTAAGACTTGGAATGTAAATGAGAGGGTAAAATTTTGGCGTCAACCTTGTTGCTTTCGtatattgtctttatttttttggcatgtcctctatttttttccattgattGTCACAG
Proteins encoded in this window:
- the tmem235b gene encoding transmembrane protein 235 isoform X2 produces the protein MDNQHHLFQLLGNACDLFHELQGPFSTASDRVAQPNNVQSHTEDTGYSESDRQMKIMHRVITILLPLSLVMLVFGGICGLVSSLARSRTLLIGSASYFLLCSLLTLSGVSLYIRYSQKALEETERRMGREQMAQVHTSFGWSMGMAWISFLLEVITGLLLLLAVKLVPLTQYEETVAPI
- the tmem235b gene encoding transmembrane protein 235 isoform X1, producing MKITFGFVVVGGGLTGVLSFSSLALAIGTEYWYIIEDKRMNHTDPVRTNFGLWGVTDDVQSHTEDTGYSESDRQMKIMHRVITILLPLSLVMLVFGGICGLVSSLARSRTLLIGSASYFLLCSLLTLSGVSLYIRYSQKALEETERRMGREQMAQVHTSFGWSMGMAWISFLLEVITGLLLLLAVKLVPLTQYEETVAPI
- the tmem235b gene encoding transmembrane protein 235 isoform X3; translation: MNHTDPVRTNFGLWGVTDDVQSHTEDTGYSESDRQMKIMHRVITILLPLSLVMLVFGGICGLVSSLARSRTLLIGSASYFLLCSLLTLSGVSLYIRYSQKALEETERRMGREQMAQVHTSFGWSMGMAWISFLLEVITGLLLLLAVKLVPLTQYEETVAPI